A region from the Hypericibacter adhaerens genome encodes:
- a CDS encoding ATP-binding protein, with the protein MSDADLFPLLTRIAEALERLAPPAPASASLDAADAYLWHAQGTRLEAVAKVNRVEIGLLQGVEHVRDILLDNTRRFAKGLPANNALLWGARGTGKSSLVKAVHAAVNQETKGRLALVEIHREDLNSLPVLLGRLRDHPRQFLLFCDDLSFDQADTSYKSLKAVLEGGIEGRPENVIFYATSNRRHLMPREMIENERSTAINPAEAVEEKVSLSDRFGLWLGFHNYNQDTYFAIVDGYARHYGLKIDSEELHRQANEWSVTRGARSGRVAWQFIQDLAGRLGQTLD; encoded by the coding sequence ATGAGTGACGCCGACCTCTTCCCCCTCCTGACCCGCATCGCCGAAGCGCTGGAACGGCTGGCACCGCCCGCCCCCGCCTCGGCCTCGCTCGATGCCGCCGATGCCTATCTCTGGCACGCGCAGGGCACGCGCCTCGAGGCGGTTGCCAAGGTCAACCGCGTCGAGATCGGCCTGCTGCAGGGGGTGGAGCATGTGCGCGACATCCTGCTCGACAACACCCGCCGCTTCGCCAAGGGCCTGCCCGCCAACAACGCGCTGCTCTGGGGAGCGCGCGGCACCGGCAAGAGCTCGCTGGTCAAGGCGGTCCATGCCGCGGTCAACCAGGAGACGAAGGGCCGCCTCGCGCTGGTCGAGATCCATCGCGAGGACCTGAACTCGCTGCCCGTGCTGCTGGGCCGGTTGCGCGATCATCCGCGCCAGTTCCTGCTCTTCTGCGACGACCTTTCCTTCGACCAGGCCGACACCAGCTACAAGTCGCTCAAGGCCGTGCTCGAGGGCGGCATCGAGGGGCGGCCGGAGAACGTGATCTTCTATGCGACCTCGAACCGCCGCCATCTCATGCCGCGCGAGATGATCGAGAACGAGCGCTCGACCGCCATCAATCCGGCCGAGGCCGTGGAGGAGAAGGTCTCGCTGTCCGACCGTTTCGGCCTCTGGCTCGGATTCCACAACTACAACCAGGACACTTATTTCGCGATCGTCGACGGCTATGCCCGCCATTACGGGCTCAAGATCGACAGCGAGGAGCTGCACCGCCAGGCCAACGAATGGTCCGTCACCCGCGGCGCGCGCTCGGGTCGCGTGGCCTGGCAGTTCATCCAGGATCTGGCGGGTCGGCTGGGGCAGACGCTGGACTGA